One stretch of Riemerella columbina DNA includes these proteins:
- a CDS encoding 5'-nucleotidase C-terminal domain-containing protein — MNLRTYPWGLAIMVLTLVGCKTPFAVADVQPQKNQSINAEIPDDQAMVGIIQPYKTEMERQMNTKISHTSVELNKAGDNSNLGALLADYTFEGADEWAKVNHLPPIDAAVINIGGIRSTIGKGDILLKHIFEVMPFENEVVIVKMKGQDIHQLFSYYAHTQKNNPVSHLLIETEQGQISKALINGLPADVHREYYIATSDYLALGGDNMKFFSQGQIISTGIKLRDLFIEKFKQNPEISAPNDVRLIFKK, encoded by the coding sequence ATGAATTTGAGAACATACCCTTGGGGCTTGGCAATAATGGTGCTGACTTTGGTCGGTTGTAAAACGCCTTTTGCCGTAGCCGATGTGCAGCCTCAGAAAAATCAAAGCATCAATGCTGAAATCCCTGATGATCAAGCGATGGTGGGCATCATCCAACCGTATAAAACGGAGATGGAGCGCCAGATGAACACCAAAATTTCCCATACCTCGGTGGAGCTGAACAAGGCTGGCGATAATAGTAATTTAGGCGCTTTGCTGGCAGATTATACCTTTGAAGGGGCTGATGAATGGGCGAAAGTCAACCACCTCCCGCCGATAGATGCTGCGGTGATTAACATTGGCGGTATCCGCTCCACTATTGGAAAAGGCGATATTTTGCTGAAACATATTTTTGAGGTAATGCCTTTTGAAAACGAGGTGGTTATCGTCAAAATGAAGGGGCAAGATATTCATCAGTTGTTTAGTTATTACGCTCATACACAGAAGAATAACCCCGTGTCTCATCTTTTAATAGAAACGGAGCAAGGGCAAATTTCTAAGGCGCTGATTAACGGTTTGCCTGCGGATGTTCATCGAGAATATTACATCGCCACTTCGGATTATTTGGCTTTGGGCGGGGATAATATGAAGTTTTTTAGCCAAGGGCAAATCATCTCTACGGGCATAAAACTCAGAGATTTATTTATAGAAAAATTTAAGCAAAATCCAGAAATCTCCGCACCTAATGATGTGAGGTTGATTTTTAAAAAATAA
- a CDS encoding bifunctional metallophosphatase/5'-nucleotidase: MNRKEFIKTIGGGTLAMSLAPQMLWANSGLLQATDKKITILHTNDQHSRIEPFDASYSKNPNQGGFARRAHLVSEIRKQEKNVLLLDSGDIFQGTPYFNMFGGELEFKLMSMMGYDASTMGNHDFDNGLEGFLKVLPNAKFPFICSNYDFKNTILDGKTIPYKIFNKEGIRIGIFGVGIELDGLVGKKQYQETVWHHPVEVAQQYAEMLRNDKKCDLVICLSHIGYSYQGENTDKICDIDLAKATDGIDLILGGHTHTFLPEPQQLINRKGKTVLVNQVGWAGLLLGRIDFYFDQQKNIKNIAWNNQVIDDKILV; encoded by the coding sequence ATGAATCGTAAAGAATTTATAAAAACCATAGGTGGAGGTACTTTGGCGATGTCTTTGGCGCCGCAGATGTTGTGGGCAAATTCAGGATTGTTACAGGCTACAGATAAGAAAATCACCATTTTACACACCAATGATCAGCACAGCCGCATAGAGCCTTTTGATGCCAGTTATAGCAAAAATCCGAATCAAGGTGGCTTTGCCAGAAGGGCGCACTTGGTGTCAGAAATTAGAAAACAAGAGAAAAATGTGCTCCTTTTGGATAGTGGCGATATTTTCCAAGGCACGCCTTATTTTAATATGTTTGGCGGTGAGCTGGAGTTTAAGCTGATGTCTATGATGGGCTATGACGCCTCCACAATGGGTAACCACGATTTTGACAACGGTTTAGAGGGCTTCCTCAAAGTTCTGCCGAATGCTAAATTTCCATTCATTTGCTCTAACTACGATTTTAAAAACACCATTTTAGACGGCAAAACCATTCCTTATAAAATCTTCAATAAAGAGGGCATTCGCATTGGAATTTTTGGCGTGGGGATAGAATTAGATGGCTTGGTGGGCAAAAAACAATACCAAGAAACCGTTTGGCACCACCCTGTGGAAGTCGCTCAGCAATATGCCGAAATGTTGAGAAATGATAAAAAATGCGATTTGGTTATTTGTCTTTCGCACATCGGATACAGCTATCAAGGCGAAAATACGGACAAAATCTGCGATATAGATTTAGCCAAAGCCACCGATGGTATTGATTTGATTTTAGGCGGACATACCCATACTTTTTTACCTGAACCACAACAGCTGATCAATAGAAAAGGCAAAACCGTGTTGGTGAACCAAGTGGGTTGGGCTGGGCTGTTATTAGGGCGAATAGATTTCTATTTTGACCAACAGAAGAACATTAAAAATATCGCTTGGAACAATCAAGTGATTGATGATAAAATATTAGTATAA
- the dapA gene encoding 4-hydroxy-tetrahydrodipicolinate synthase, whose amino-acid sequence MRTLQGLGVALVTPFNEDLSIDFDGLTQLVQYNIDHGTDFFVVLGTTAEAATLSKEEKEAVIQHIIKVNAGQLPLVLGIGGNDTLAVKKQIETTDLSAFEAILSVSPYYNKPNQEGLYQHYKTLAETGKNIIIYNVPSRTGQNIEAQTTLRLAKEFPNLFMIKEASPQILQYFDILRQKPEAFSLMSGDDEFTLPVTLAGGDGVISVIGQAYPKAFSTMLKLAKEHRVKEAYDIHNALVEITRLIFAEGNPAGIKAVLAEKGLIKNHLRLPLVKASEALQQKIKTEMQSLKFSV is encoded by the coding sequence ATGAGAACATTACAGGGCTTAGGCGTGGCATTGGTAACGCCTTTTAACGAAGATTTATCCATAGATTTTGATGGGCTGACCCAATTGGTTCAATACAACATAGACCACGGCACCGATTTTTTTGTGGTTTTAGGCACCACCGCCGAAGCTGCCACCCTCTCTAAAGAGGAAAAAGAAGCTGTTATTCAACACATTATAAAAGTCAACGCAGGACAATTACCCCTCGTTTTAGGGATTGGCGGCAACGATACTTTAGCGGTAAAAAAACAAATAGAAACCACGGATTTAAGCGCCTTTGAAGCCATTTTATCCGTGTCGCCTTACTACAACAAACCCAACCAAGAGGGGCTTTATCAGCATTATAAAACTTTAGCGGAAACGGGCAAAAACATCATCATTTATAATGTGCCAAGTAGAACGGGGCAAAATATAGAAGCGCAGACCACACTCCGTTTAGCCAAGGAGTTTCCTAACCTTTTTATGATCAAAGAAGCCTCGCCTCAGATTTTACAATATTTTGATATTTTAAGACAAAAACCAGAGGCTTTTTCGCTGATGTCTGGCGATGATGAGTTCACGCTCCCTGTTACTTTGGCGGGCGGCGATGGCGTCATTTCCGTGATTGGACAAGCCTACCCCAAAGCCTTCTCCACAATGCTTAAGCTCGCGAAGGAGCACCGCGTGAAAGAGGCTTACGACATTCATAATGCCTTGGTAGAAATCACGAGGTTGATTTTTGCAGAGGGCAATCCTGCAGGCATCAAAGCGGTTTTAGCGGAAAAAGGCTTGATTAAAAACCATCTAAGGTTGCCACTGGTAAAGGCTTCCGAAGCACTCCAACAAAAAATAAAAACCGAAATGCAAAGCCTTAAATTTTCAGTTTAA